From the Pirellulales bacterium genome, one window contains:
- a CDS encoding S8 family serine peptidase, with the protein MTPTAAEEAGGVAGVSAAIGSLGFSYEVQAGLGLPGMVRLATLGASPQATLAELVAHPAIALASPNLPVNGSATNPDDPFYAQGLQFGLRLSQSSGVGNLAVRDSDISAPEAWDLTQGSSDVVVAVLDSGIDYNHVDLNPNIWTDFDGRHGYDFYDDDDDPFDLHGHGTHVAGIIGAAGNNATGVTGVNWEVSLMGIRVLGPQNTGTIDDVIAGVNYVTMLASRSTNPVNVRVINASFAIAGQFVNQGAKSMLRSAIESAATREILVVVAAGNGDVFGQGIDLNTSQYYPATIERDQAVNLENLIVVAASDPYDRLASFSNYGSTAVDLAAPGDDIISTLPGDQYGYRDGTSMATPHVSGVAALVLARSPDLSASEVREAILNTVDPLATPEDRAKVATGGRLNAHGAVAYDAFAPRATIVSAPDVITAGSAVRHVTIRYSARTPIDQTTIGIDDIIVRRGAEDAPVTVQSVTSASVPGNPNALDATYALIGPGEGIWNALDNGLYTVEVIAGAVADTAGSNRPAQKNEYRRFADEFAVNVTAGALYVNRADDSLDGSGGLTLRAAVQQANASPGSVIFLAPNNYVLSLAGAGEDSGLTGDLDVTGTFTIAVQGSGSVTIDGGLLDRVFDVHPEAHLTLEGIAVTRGALTGGDGAGIRNRGTLTLIRSVVADNHSMGNGGGIGNFGELTVTDSTVTGNFAALNGGGVYNSSTGVASFASSTIDTNVAAGQGSVGYNLVGTPIRANSPAAGYQRQPRVSINEAGQLAIAWIDYVSDFDQRVDVRRFLFDGTAVDSVNINVTGQTPGGLSTVRRFADVAIAPDGSFLVAGPATINSNWDVQYRVYPAEGTPTSLANANALTTGNQFETRVAVAPDGTYSVVFWTNSESGGNGDGALLRRFDAAGANLGVESSIPQIVGGHQNYPAIAHFDNGEAIAVFSDTGLDGVGNGVGVYARFVNASGVPYGNQFQVNSTLPGNQTYADVAAGPEGFVVAWLDEGRGVVAQRFNRAGQKLASNGVNEIEIASIAGVTYPSVAMLPGGGFVVAWGESRANPALYDIFVQAYDGAGEAIGAKTRVSAAAVTGYAEDRPSVASNSAGQVVVAWGGFDAGSDGRDIFVQRLQFTGTTVGGQGGGVYNAGSLSAVNATISANVAKTRGGGLSNADDADSTLVNVTVADNSISGPAIGTTLIRSGAEALVNDVTSGVQDRVRVATATSGAGVILWTDAGTSLRAQRFNSSGGLVGSDFQPNDVAADAGDVAVGANGDAAFVYRVNSGGSAGWDVRAKLYNAQGVVIRSEFVVNSGGAGAEPGDQLNPRIKALPGGGYLVAWYDLQSGSAVLHGRFLDAAGNVQGAEFSISTTAPGYAFDALTEVDFHPLADGTAWAVYRASSPLGDNIVGQRLSAAGAKLGGEVPISGNLTGADRKPVILGDDDGFVVLWRNAASGILMRRFDPTGAPLGDPIPVAASVHDTSNVGVTQLPNGALLAVWDDYSSGGATGGPAQGRLIGRDGAFLSDAFALSTTSGWQTNPGIARLAGRQLLLAWAGPTAGDAAGVVAQIFVLPEFPGSGVANAAAGSVTLQNTIVAANNSADGRIDVSGDLFAIGGNVVGRIGVATGAIGGVNSNRVGDASYPLDPLLGPLALNNGTTRSHALLPGSPALDAGLLAGAPANDQRGVERKDSLGVALVDGDGDGMPAVDAGAVESFYASISGVMYHDRNGNGVRDPANNETPLADWIVYLDLDEDGRLDDNEPRTIAGADGSYHFVGLNPGKYVVAAVNKAGWQPTYVSATIIDQEVDNSNGGQADGLLGASSLAAAPDGKWVYVAGAAESESAIARFSRNATTGALDFLDAKTTSELVGGFNVLSSVVKIVVAESNFSGVKTWHLYALSSHGALTVFAVNQLTGELTFVESIREAHLNIAATPKQFVGSTSLTVSPDGRQIYVSNNSATALSGGAIFVFDRTAPQAFLTFRRRLVNDPPNALDGLGGESMVVSPDNKFVYILGDSPSRPGSIAVYERLTTGSPYLALRSIVKTGGSDVENNVVIGLEGAREIVMSPVTPEAPAGRFVYVTAESDDAVTVFERNAATGALTFVQSLANGAYDDVGKLVSRLERPVALAISPDGDRVYVGASETILPGTPNEELVGSIVVFARNSSTGRLTYVDSIKDSTADAYGNGIEYIDQVTGLLAAGNATFYAAASSGFFNNAITAFQRDSVGARVVVVGVGERRLNVDLSSIALPGSISGIVYENRNGNQTPDVGEPGLFNWQVFLDVNGNGVWDSQLPGQFNVGEPIVSTDVSGFYVFAEVEAGTAYTVRPVLQSGWQATAPSAGSYAVNLEPGEGVLRHDFGLVLQNVIGAGQNSLEGIVFEDVDGDGVQAPTGERGLGGVRVFLDLNENGVRDVGEPTTVTNAATGVGLQVGKYSFANVPQVPFTVRIDPVDVGTNRRVVSPVGNVLLEQTYDLGTSVNPVALIATDFDDDGDDDLATLTLDGVVTIFFNDGSGGFSGPTLRLPNVLDATSMTVGDFNNDGLPDIALASRTSSKVWIAMNRTTPGGVPTFDPYNVSALVVSRPNRDIFAADLNGDGFDDLALAPVMPSLNVQSEVLVVHSTTLQGSMTPTFAPPPGGGVTLVGLKTTDVVKAVDVDGSGGLDLVVLHRSSRTLQVLLKSGNSYLPQTEIVLPTGKNVDAPFSLAFGEFNGDSKTDFVIGNSHTSIVSLLLSEPNANYGSQGWSLLDGVPLDAKSIPRDVATVDVDGDGDLDILVGAVEPAGVVVLRNIGTLTAPAFAPAETTGVAVLQTNDLPGVKAIAVVDVGQGLPVIAAVNGKADAGSLIVFANQRLNGGHRTIPSGGSEVALLNYALQVVLPGDYVPDGAVDGGDFLLWQRQRGQSSGVAGLGADGVADGIVDGQDLDVWRANYGSAYASQMEFQVAAASTEFENVRTDAIGAALPSDLELELAARNLWRHPNDAVFSRLLPKHESDELGIARAPDKRSSFYRTRTLASSESLVVPRPESTRRDVRNVLLVKAFDESFGEDMLESMWSDLGERKLSLRRFR; encoded by the coding sequence TTGACCCCGACTGCTGCCGAGGAAGCCGGCGGCGTCGCTGGAGTCAGTGCGGCGATCGGATCGCTCGGTTTCTCCTACGAGGTGCAAGCCGGGCTCGGCTTGCCGGGCATGGTCCGGCTGGCGACCCTCGGCGCCTCGCCTCAAGCAACTCTGGCCGAATTGGTCGCCCACCCTGCGATCGCGCTGGCGAGTCCGAATCTCCCCGTCAACGGATCGGCGACTAATCCCGACGATCCCTTTTACGCTCAAGGGCTCCAATTCGGCCTGCGGCTGAGTCAGTCTTCGGGCGTCGGCAACCTTGCCGTTCGGGACTCGGACATTTCGGCTCCGGAGGCATGGGACCTGACGCAAGGATCGTCAGACGTGGTCGTCGCCGTGCTTGATTCGGGGATCGATTACAACCATGTCGATTTGAATCCGAACATATGGACCGATTTCGACGGCCGCCACGGCTACGACTTCTACGACGACGACGACGACCCGTTCGACCTGCATGGACACGGCACGCACGTGGCGGGCATCATCGGCGCAGCGGGAAACAACGCCACGGGCGTGACCGGAGTCAATTGGGAAGTTTCCCTCATGGGGATTCGCGTGCTCGGTCCGCAGAACACAGGTACGATCGACGACGTTATCGCGGGCGTCAACTACGTCACGATGCTGGCGAGTCGGTCGACGAACCCCGTGAATGTGCGCGTGATCAACGCGAGCTTCGCCATCGCAGGACAGTTCGTCAACCAAGGCGCCAAGTCCATGCTGCGCTCCGCAATCGAGTCAGCCGCGACGCGAGAGATTCTCGTGGTGGTCGCTGCCGGCAACGGGGACGTCTTCGGCCAGGGGATCGACCTCAACACTTCGCAATACTACCCGGCGACGATCGAACGCGATCAAGCCGTGAATCTCGAGAACCTGATTGTCGTCGCCGCAAGCGATCCGTACGACCGGCTTGCTTCGTTCAGCAACTACGGCAGCACTGCGGTTGATCTGGCCGCCCCTGGCGACGACATCATCAGCACGCTTCCTGGAGATCAGTACGGCTATCGCGACGGCACCAGCATGGCGACCCCGCATGTATCGGGGGTCGCCGCACTTGTACTGGCGCGCTCGCCCGACCTTTCGGCGAGCGAAGTGCGCGAAGCGATTCTCAATACGGTCGATCCGCTCGCCACGCCCGAAGATCGCGCCAAAGTGGCGACCGGCGGCCGCTTGAACGCTCACGGCGCCGTTGCTTACGACGCCTTCGCCCCGCGGGCGACGATTGTGAGCGCTCCCGACGTGATCACGGCCGGCAGTGCGGTGCGGCATGTGACAATCCGCTATTCGGCTCGGACTCCGATTGACCAAACGACCATCGGAATCGACGACATCATCGTCCGTCGGGGTGCTGAAGACGCCCCGGTGACGGTCCAGAGCGTCACCTCCGCTTCCGTTCCGGGCAATCCGAACGCTCTCGACGCGACCTATGCGTTGATCGGCCCGGGGGAAGGGATTTGGAATGCGCTTGACAACGGTCTCTATACGGTGGAAGTCATCGCTGGCGCCGTCGCCGACACTGCGGGTTCGAATCGGCCCGCCCAGAAGAACGAGTATCGGAGGTTCGCCGACGAATTTGCCGTCAACGTCACGGCCGGAGCGTTGTACGTCAACCGAGCCGACGACTCGCTGGACGGTTCCGGCGGGTTGACTCTGCGGGCGGCAGTCCAACAGGCGAACGCGAGTCCGGGTTCGGTGATTTTTCTTGCCCCGAACAACTACGTACTTTCGCTGGCCGGAGCCGGCGAAGACTCCGGCCTGACGGGCGATCTCGACGTCACAGGAACGTTCACGATCGCCGTCCAGGGGAGCGGCTCCGTCACGATCGACGGGGGACTGCTCGATCGGGTGTTCGACGTTCACCCTGAGGCTCACCTGACGCTGGAAGGCATCGCCGTCACCCGGGGCGCGCTGACCGGCGGCGACGGGGCAGGGATTCGCAATCGCGGGACGCTGACGTTGATTCGATCCGTGGTGGCTGACAATCATTCCATGGGCAACGGCGGAGGAATCGGCAACTTCGGCGAGTTGACCGTGACGGACAGCACTGTGACCGGCAATTTCGCAGCGCTCAACGGGGGGGGCGTTTACAATAGTTCTACCGGCGTCGCCTCGTTCGCTTCGTCGACGATCGACACGAACGTGGCCGCGGGACAGGGCTCGGTCGGGTACAACTTGGTCGGAACTCCCATACGAGCGAATTCTCCCGCGGCAGGCTATCAGCGGCAGCCTCGCGTTTCGATCAACGAAGCGGGACAGTTGGCAATTGCTTGGATCGACTACGTCAGCGACTTCGATCAGCGCGTCGACGTCCGCCGGTTCCTGTTCGACGGCACGGCCGTCGACTCGGTCAATATCAACGTCACCGGGCAGACTCCTGGCGGCCTGTCGACCGTGCGTCGCTTCGCGGACGTCGCCATCGCCCCAGACGGAAGCTTCCTTGTCGCGGGACCGGCGACGATAAATTCCAACTGGGACGTTCAGTATCGAGTCTATCCGGCCGAAGGAACGCCGACGTCGCTCGCGAACGCCAATGCGCTGACGACGGGCAATCAGTTTGAAACTCGAGTCGCCGTGGCTCCTGACGGGACCTACTCCGTCGTTTTTTGGACCAACTCCGAGTCGGGGGGCAATGGCGACGGTGCGTTGCTGCGACGGTTCGACGCCGCTGGAGCCAACCTCGGCGTCGAATCGTCGATCCCTCAGATTGTCGGCGGCCATCAGAACTATCCGGCGATCGCCCATTTCGACAACGGGGAGGCAATCGCCGTCTTCTCCGACACGGGCCTGGACGGCGTCGGCAACGGGGTTGGCGTGTACGCGCGGTTCGTCAATGCGTCAGGAGTTCCGTACGGCAATCAATTCCAGGTCAATTCCACGCTGCCAGGAAATCAGACCTACGCCGATGTCGCAGCCGGCCCCGAAGGATTCGTCGTCGCTTGGCTCGACGAAGGGCGAGGCGTGGTTGCCCAGCGATTCAATCGCGCGGGCCAAAAGCTCGCCTCCAACGGAGTCAATGAGATCGAGATCGCCTCGATTGCAGGCGTCACGTACCCGTCGGTCGCCATGCTTCCCGGCGGGGGCTTCGTCGTCGCTTGGGGAGAATCACGGGCTAACCCCGCGCTCTACGACATCTTCGTGCAGGCCTACGACGGCGCCGGCGAAGCGATTGGCGCCAAGACGAGGGTTTCGGCGGCAGCAGTCACGGGATACGCCGAGGACCGCCCGTCCGTGGCCTCGAACTCTGCGGGGCAAGTCGTCGTTGCTTGGGGCGGGTTCGACGCCGGCTCGGACGGTCGTGACATCTTCGTGCAGCGGCTGCAGTTCACGGGGACGACCGTCGGAGGCCAAGGAGGCGGCGTCTACAACGCAGGCAGTCTCTCTGCCGTCAACGCGACGATTTCGGCGAACGTCGCCAAGACCCGGGGAGGAGGACTTTCCAATGCCGACGACGCGGATTCGACCCTCGTGAACGTCACTGTCGCCGACAATTCCATCTCCGGCCCCGCGATTGGAACGACGTTGATCCGAAGCGGCGCCGAGGCGCTTGTCAACGACGTGACGAGCGGCGTTCAAGACCGAGTTCGCGTTGCGACGGCGACTTCGGGCGCCGGCGTCATCCTGTGGACCGATGCCGGAACCTCGCTACGGGCTCAACGATTCAACTCTTCGGGAGGGCTCGTCGGGAGCGACTTTCAACCCAACGACGTCGCAGCGGACGCCGGGGACGTTGCGGTCGGTGCAAACGGCGACGCAGCGTTCGTCTATCGCGTGAATTCGGGAGGCTCCGCCGGGTGGGACGTTCGCGCGAAGCTCTACAACGCCCAGGGGGTCGTCATTCGCTCCGAATTCGTCGTCAACTCCGGGGGAGCGGGCGCCGAACCGGGCGACCAGTTGAACCCGCGAATCAAGGCCCTGCCGGGCGGGGGCTATCTCGTCGCGTGGTATGACTTGCAAAGCGGCTCCGCCGTGTTGCACGGTCGGTTTCTTGATGCTGCGGGCAACGTGCAGGGCGCCGAGTTTTCGATCAGCACGACTGCACCCGGCTATGCGTTTGACGCTTTGACCGAAGTCGACTTCCATCCCCTGGCCGACGGGACGGCGTGGGCCGTGTACCGCGCCTCGTCGCCACTGGGGGACAACATCGTCGGGCAACGGTTGAGTGCCGCCGGAGCAAAGCTCGGAGGCGAGGTGCCGATCAGCGGCAACTTGACAGGCGCCGATCGCAAGCCGGTGATTCTAGGCGACGACGACGGCTTCGTCGTCCTCTGGCGAAACGCCGCCAGCGGGATCCTGATGCGACGCTTTGATCCGACAGGGGCGCCTCTGGGCGACCCAATCCCTGTGGCGGCGAGCGTTCACGACACGTCGAACGTCGGGGTGACGCAGCTGCCCAACGGAGCGCTCCTTGCCGTCTGGGACGACTACTCGTCGGGGGGGGCGACGGGGGGGCCGGCTCAAGGTCGGCTCATCGGTCGTGACGGAGCCTTCCTAAGCGACGCCTTCGCGCTGTCGACCACGAGCGGTTGGCAAACGAACCCCGGGATCGCGCGTCTTGCCGGCCGTCAGTTGCTGCTCGCATGGGCCGGCCCGACCGCCGGCGACGCCGCCGGAGTCGTCGCCCAGATTTTCGTCCTACCGGAGTTTCCTGGCAGCGGCGTCGCCAATGCAGCGGCAGGGTCCGTCACGTTGCAGAATACAATCGTCGCGGCCAACAACTCGGCCGACGGCCGCATCGACGTCAGCGGCGACTTGTTCGCAATTGGCGGCAACGTCGTCGGGCGCATCGGCGTCGCCACAGGGGCGATTGGCGGAGTCAACTCAAATCGGGTTGGTGACGCTTCCTACCCGCTTGACCCGCTGCTGGGACCGTTGGCTCTCAACAACGGTACGACCCGCAGCCATGCGCTGCTCCCGGGCAGTCCGGCCCTCGATGCGGGCTTGCTGGCAGGTGCGCCCGCGAACGACCAGCGCGGCGTGGAACGAAAGGACTCCCTTGGCGTAGCGCTCGTGGACGGCGACGGCGACGGCATGCCTGCCGTGGACGCCGGAGCGGTGGAGAGTTTTTATGCCTCGATCAGCGGCGTCATGTACCACGATCGCAACGGCAACGGCGTGCGGGACCCCGCCAACAACGAAACGCCCCTGGCCGACTGGATCGTCTATCTCGACCTCGACGAGGATGGACGGCTTGACGACAACGAACCGCGTACAATCGCCGGCGCCGACGGTTCCTACCACTTTGTCGGATTGAATCCGGGAAAATATGTCGTCGCCGCCGTGAACAAAGCCGGGTGGCAACCGACATACGTGAGCGCTACGATCATCGATCAGGAGGTCGACAACAGCAACGGCGGACAGGCTGACGGGCTGCTCGGAGCAAGCTCACTGGCGGCTGCGCCGGACGGGAAGTGGGTGTACGTCGCCGGCGCAGCCGAATCGGAGAGCGCGATCGCCCGTTTCAGTCGCAATGCGACGACGGGAGCGCTTGACTTTCTTGACGCGAAGACGACGAGCGAACTCGTCGGAGGCTTCAATGTCCTCAGCTCCGTCGTCAAGATCGTCGTCGCCGAGTCGAACTTCAGCGGGGTCAAGACCTGGCATCTCTATGCACTGTCGTCGCACGGCGCTTTGACGGTATTCGCAGTGAATCAACTGACGGGGGAACTGACGTTTGTCGAGTCGATACGCGAGGCGCACCTCAACATCGCTGCGACCCCGAAGCAGTTCGTCGGCTCGACGTCGCTCACGGTCAGTCCCGACGGCAGGCAGATCTACGTTTCCAACAACAGCGCAACCGCTCTCAGCGGCGGAGCGATCTTTGTCTTCGATCGCACTGCTCCGCAGGCGTTCTTGACGTTCCGGCGACGCCTGGTCAACGATCCTCCCAACGCCCTCGACGGTCTGGGCGGGGAGAGCATGGTCGTCTCACCGGACAACAAGTTCGTCTACATTCTCGGCGACTCGCCCTCTCGGCCCGGCAGCATTGCCGTTTACGAGCGATTGACGACAGGGTCGCCTTACTTGGCGCTGCGGTCGATCGTCAAGACTGGCGGCTCCGACGTCGAGAACAACGTCGTCATCGGCCTGGAAGGCGCCCGCGAGATCGTCATGAGTCCGGTGACTCCTGAAGCCCCGGCCGGGCGATTCGTCTATGTGACGGCGGAATCCGACGACGCCGTCACTGTGTTTGAGCGGAATGCCGCGACCGGCGCACTGACATTCGTACAGTCGCTTGCAAACGGGGCCTACGACGACGTCGGCAAGCTGGTGAGTCGGCTGGAACGTCCTGTCGCGCTCGCAATCTCTCCCGACGGCGACCGAGTCTATGTCGGGGCCTCTGAAACGATTCTGCCGGGCACTCCCAACGAAGAGCTGGTCGGTTCCATCGTTGTCTTCGCCCGCAATTCTTCCACCGGTCGGTTGACGTACGTCGATTCCATCAAGGACTCCACGGCCGACGCCTACGGGAACGGTATCGAGTACATCGATCAAGTCACGGGGCTGTTGGCGGCAGGGAACGCGACGTTCTACGCCGCAGCCAGCAGCGGATTCTTCAATAACGCGATCACAGCGTTTCAGCGCGACAGCGTCGGGGCCCGAGTCGTTGTTGTAGGCGTCGGAGAGCGACGCTTGAACGTCGATCTTTCGAGCATCGCGCTGCCTGGTTCGATTAGCGGAATCGTCTACGAGAACCGCAACGGCAATCAGACGCCTGACGTCGGCGAGCCGGGTTTGTTCAACTGGCAGGTCTTTCTCGACGTGAACGGCAACGGCGTCTGGGATTCGCAATTGCCTGGACAGTTCAACGTCGGCGAACCCATCGTTTCGACCGACGTGTCAGGGTTCTACGTGTTCGCCGAGGTCGAGGCGGGTACGGCCTATACGGTCAGGCCGGTGCTGCAAAGCGGCTGGCAGGCGACGGCGCCAAGCGCCGGATCGTACGCGGTGAATCTTGAGCCCGGCGAGGGCGTCTTACGACACGATTTTGGACTTGTGTTGCAGAACGTGATCGGCGCGGGGCAAAACAGTCTGGAGGGAATCGTGTTCGAGGACGTCGATGGCGACGGCGTTCAAGCTCCGACCGGAGAACGCGGACTCGGAGGGGTGCGAGTCTTTCTCGATCTCAATGAAAACGGAGTCCGAGACGTCGGAGAACCGACGACCGTGACGAATGCCGCGACGGGCGTCGGACTGCAGGTGGGCAAGTACAGTTTCGCCAACGTGCCGCAGGTCCCCTTCACGGTCCGTATCGACCCGGTCGACGTAGGAACCAATCGACGGGTCGTCTCGCCCGTGGGGAACGTGCTGTTAGAGCAAACATACGATCTGGGAACTAGCGTCAATCCTGTCGCGTTGATCGCAACAGATTTCGATGACGACGGCGACGACGATCTGGCGACGCTCACTTTGGACGGAGTCGTCACGATCTTCTTCAACGACGGATCGGGAGGATTCAGCGGGCCGACTCTGCGTCTCCCGAACGTGCTCGACGCGACGTCGATGACTGTCGGCGACTTCAACAACGACGGTCTGCCCGATATCGCCCTGGCGAGTCGTACGTCCAGCAAGGTTTGGATTGCCATGAATCGCACGACGCCGGGCGGAGTGCCGACGTTTGATCCCTACAACGTCTCGGCGTTGGTGGTCAGTCGACCAAATCGGGACATTTTCGCTGCCGACCTGAACGGAGACGGGTTTGACGACTTGGCGTTGGCCCCGGTTATGCCGTCGCTCAACGTACAGAGCGAAGTTCTGGTGGTGCACAGCACGACATTGCAAGGCTCGATGACGCCGACCTTTGCGCCTCCGCCGGGGGGCGGCGTGACGCTTGTGGGGCTGAAGACGACCGACGTCGTCAAGGCGGTTGACGTCGACGGCTCGGGAGGGCTCGATCTCGTCGTGCTCCATCGATCGAGTCGCACCCTTCAGGTCCTGTTGAAGAGCGGGAACTCCTATCTTCCGCAAACCGAAATCGTTTTGCCCACGGGAAAGAACGTCGATGCTCCGTTCTCTCTCGCGTTCGGCGAGTTCAACGGGGATTCGAAAACCGACTTCGTGATCGGGAACTCGCACACTTCGATCGTGTCGCTGCTGCTCAGCGAGCCGAACGCCAACTACGGTTCGCAAGGGTGGAGTCTTCTCGACGGCGTTCCGCTTGACGCCAAGAGCATTCCCCGCGATGTAGCAACGGTCGACGTCGACGGCGACGGCGACCTTGACATCCTCGTCGGAGCCGTCGAGCCGGCGGGAGTGGTCGTCCTCCGCAATATCGGCACGTTGACCGCTCCGGCGTTTGCGCCGGCGGAGACGACGGGCGTCGCCGTCCTGCAGACGAACGACTTGCCCGGCGTCAAGGCGATTGCCGTCGTCGACGTCGGCCAGGGCTTGCCCGTCATCGCTGCGGTCAACGGGAAGGCAGACGCGGGGTCGCTGATCGTCTTTGCCAATCAGCGCCTCAACGGGGGACATCGCACCATCCCTTCCGGTGGGTCGGAAGTCGCACTTCTCAATTACGCGCTGCAGGTCGTTCTGCCTGGAGACTATGTGCCCGACGGGGCGGTCGACGGCGGCGACTTCTTGCTCTGGCAGCGACAACGCGGGCAAAGCTCCGGAGTCGCCGGATTGGGAGCCGACGGGGTTGCCGACGGCATTGTGGACGGACAGGATCTCGACGTGTGGAGAGCGAACTACGGTTCAGCTTACGCTTCCCAAATGGAATTCCAGGTCGCTGCCGCGTCGACCGAGTTCGAGAACGTTCGTACGGACGCGATCGGAGCAGCCTTGCCCAGTGACTTGGAGCTTGAACTTGCCGCCAGGAATCTATGGCGACATCCTAACGACGCCGTGTTCAGTCGGCTTCTGCCAAAGCACGAGTCGGACGAATTGGGGATTGCGCGGGCGCCCGACAAGAGATCGTCGTTTTATCGAACTCGCACGCTGGCAAGCAGCGAATCGTTGGTCGTCCCTCGCCCGGAATCGACTCGCAGGGACGTCAGGAACGTGCTTCTAGTCAAGGCGTTCGACGAGTCGTTCGGCGAGGACATGTTGGAGTCAATGTGGTCAGACCTTGGCGAACGGAAACTGAGCCTTCGACGTTTCCGCTGA
- a CDS encoding sulfite exporter TauE/SafE family protein yields MTLSALAFGAIVGLSLGLTGGGGAIFAVPLLVYGLGVEPRQAVGVSLAAVGTTAAIGFLGRRRIGQAELPTGLLFAGAGMVGAPIGSWISGMIPETWLLSSFALLMLVVAARMWRAAGMRSAGATRLAAADDDGPTCRRDAAGTLRLTSPCAALLTTVGVLSGVLSGLYGVGGGFVIVPALVMFSGMAIHRAVGTSLLVIALVSGAGVVSHCWAGRAIPLETTALFVLGGLGGMRAGSALGRRISGPALQRGFAGAIVAVALFVAVRTTMPF; encoded by the coding sequence ATGACCCTGTCTGCCTTGGCGTTTGGCGCCATCGTGGGGCTCTCGCTCGGGCTGACCGGGGGGGGCGGAGCGATCTTCGCCGTCCCCTTGCTCGTCTACGGCCTGGGAGTCGAACCGCGCCAGGCGGTCGGCGTGTCCCTGGCGGCGGTGGGGACGACCGCGGCAATCGGATTTTTGGGGCGGCGGCGAATCGGTCAGGCGGAACTCCCCACCGGCCTGCTCTTCGCCGGCGCCGGAATGGTCGGCGCGCCGATCGGATCGTGGATCTCGGGCATGATTCCGGAGACTTGGTTGCTGTCGTCGTTCGCCCTCCTGATGCTCGTCGTCGCCGCGCGAATGTGGCGCGCGGCGGGAATGCGAAGCGCGGGAGCGACGCGCCTAGCCGCCGCCGACGACGACGGACCGACGTGTCGCCGCGACGCCGCGGGGACGCTTCGTTTGACGTCCCCCTGCGCCGCCTTGCTGACGACGGTCGGCGTTCTGAGCGGCGTTCTCTCCGGTCTCTACGGCGTGGGAGGGGGATTCGTCATCGTCCCTGCGCTGGTGATGTTCAGCGGCATGGCGATCCATCGAGCGGTCGGTACGTCGCTGTTGGTGATCGCGCTGGTGAGCGGGGCCGGCGTCGTCTCGCACTGTTGGGCCGGCCGCGCGATCCCGCTGGAAACGACGGCGCTGTTCGTCCTGGGCGGCCTCGGCGGCATGCGCGCCGGCTCGGCCCTGGGCAGACGAATCTCCGGCCCTGCGCTGCAGCGCGGGTTCGCCGGAGCCATTGTCGCCGTGGCGCTCTTCGTGGCCGTCAGGACGACGATGCCCTTCTGA